A segment of the Trifolium pratense cultivar HEN17-A07 linkage group LG7, ARS_RC_1.1, whole genome shotgun sequence genome:
ttctacatggtatcaCGAGTTTCCAGTTTTGGGGGTCTTGCTTCCGAAACATAAACCTTAGTTGTTGTCATTGCagttttgttcctttttttccGCCTACATTGCGGTTTATTGCCCATATTTTTTCCTCTCCATGGTTGCTGACCTTTGACTACTATTGCTCACGCGACAGAAACATTGTTCGTGCATCAGAAAAGCACTATTTACTAAATCATTGTTCAGACGCCATCAACACGAGTAGGAGAACAATGTTCACACAAACGCCATTGCTTGTACGTCGGTGGTGCTCACTTGGTCAAACAACATTGTGGTAGACCCCTTTGTTGCCAGTTTTTCTGCAGATCATTGTTCTTCTTGGTTGCTATTTTTCTAGGCGTTCCTTACTGTATATTTCTTATGCAGTTGGCTTTAATTTTGTCTATGGTAACTGCAATAGTTGAACTGACATAAAGAGTGAATTGTTGAATGATTGTTTGATCATAGAtgttgagatatcttcaaaatatattttaatttacacaggtttttttttttttggattaggTGGCATTTGTAATGACTTTGTCCTCTTCAAGAAATGGTGAAGATGAAGACAACTAGATGATTTTATGTCATGCAAAAatatggaaaaagaaaaatataccaGTGGGGATTATGGCATGTATTTTACTAAGGAACAGAACAAGCACTGCTGTTTTATAGTGACTTACTTTAGTCTTTGATTATGACTAGTGTTTCTGTGGTCCATCCATAACTACAtgtgtaaataaataaaacatacaACATGTTACAGTCAATATCAGCCAATTTCAAGCCCCATTTTAGGTGTtagatttaatttgttttgttaacCAAAAACCAACTTAGTTGTTGGATTGGATATCCTAAAATAGACCAACCCTTGTTGCAAAAATGAATCTTTGTGCTAGCTTAGCTTCGTGTTCTTTCATCAATAAAATTGTTTATACTTAATTGCTTTGGAGAATGACTCAACATTCAGAAGCTTGATTCAGCTGAACTACtgcattaattaaatatgtaaCATATAGATTCATTTTCTTAagaaatataaaacaaataaacaagGTAGTTAATGCCAAGAAACATTTAACATTACAAAAATCTATTCTACATTGGTCTTCTGTTTTCTCCTTGATCTGCTGTATAATCTGGAAGGTGGAGAAGGAGAGAACTCAAATGGAAGTGGTGGAAGTTCCATCTCCCCCTTTAAAATCTTAACAATGTCTCCAATATCTGGCCTCATCTCTGGAATTTTCTGTAAACAAGTGAGTGCCAAGTTGATACACATGCTTGCTTGTTCCTTGTTGTAATCATcttgtttcaatttttcatcaacTAGTTCTAAAATGTTACTGCCACCAGCTTGAGCCAAGTGTCTACACCAGCTAATTAAGTTAGCTTTCTCTAGCTTCATAGGAGATGCAAGAACATGTAATGGTCTTCTACCTGACACAATTACAAGAATCAAAACTCCAAAACTGTATATATCAGCTTTCTCCATTAAGAATCCACACCCTCCATATTCTGGTGCTACATAACACAGTGTACCTCTCATACTAGTTGTGCTGCTGAGTTCGCGGCTGAAAAGATCTCCACTCCACATGTCACTTCCAATCGAACGCGTGCTTTTTTTCCTCCAACCTCTTCTGAAGCTAAACTCACCATTTTGTTCACACTCATGATGTCCTTCCTCTCCATAGTTCTTATTACGTCGGCAAAGATAGAACCTTCTACCCAAACCAAAATGAGGCATCACTTTCAATCCTTTCTTCCATTTAGTTTGAAGACTTTTCAGCTTGTTGGAATTCTTCTTGCTTAATTCAGCAAGATGttcttctttccaccactctTGCATCTTCCTATTCTTCATCTTGTGGCTTTTCTTTCCCTTCAGTTCTTTCATATCAACAACTCCATTATCTGCATCTTCCATCACAGATACCTGTAATTGTGGTCCATTTGCAATTGCATCACTGGTTTTACCTATTGGACTTGAATTTTCCAACTCTGATTTCTCCTGAATGTTGTTGTTCTTAGTACTATCAATACCATCATCCCAATCAGCATTTGATGGACAAATCTGACTTCCAATCCACTCCATGACATAGTCTTTACTACATAACTCACCACTTCCATCTTGTTTCCACCACCAATCTTTTCCCCATTGTTTCCCATTGTCCTTCTCATCATCAACCAAACAAGAAGCATTATTAAAAGCCAACTCCTTACTATAATCAGTGCTATAAAACTCATCATCATAAGGAacaaacatattattattattattccaaTCATCCCTTCCTCCTCCTATATCCAAACTTGAAATTTCCTTACCCTTTGTATTTACACTAGTCCTACTTTCACTTTCACCAACAATATTGGCATTATAATTCAAAGAGTTCAAGTTCAAAGCTTTAACATTTAAACAAGTCCTACTATTTTTGGATGAAGAAGAAGCTTGCAAAGCAAGAGCAAAATCAACTTCACTAACACTCTCAACAGGAGTGCCAATTACAGGAGTTTCTGCAGTCAAATTACCTGAAAGGTCTTGGCTTTTCCAAAGATCTTGACTCTTCCCCAAATCCTGGCTAAACAAGTCAGCTCCAAATTCACCCTCCACCTTAATCCTTGACAAACCAAAATCCGAGATCTTCCCGCGGAACTCAGCATCAAGCAACACATTGCTTGGCTTAATATCACCATGAATCACAGGTGGATCACATCCAAGGTGCAAAAACTCCAATGCTCTAGCAACATCCATTATTATGCAAAACCTTCTTTCCCAACTCAAACCAAAACACTCATCACCAAAGAGTGAATCTTGCAAGCTTGTGTTAGGCATATACTCATACACCAAAATTCTCTTATTCTTTTCAACACAATAGCCCAAAAGGGTCACCAAAAAGGGTGATCTCAACCCTCCAAGAATCTGCAACTCATTTTGAAACTCTCTCTCTGATTGCAAAGACAATGAGTCCAAGCGTTTGATGGCAATAAATTTTCCATCTTTAAGTAGACCCTTGAAAACAGTACCAGAACCACCTTTGCCAATGATATTGGAAGTGTCAAAGGCATTGGTGGCTAGCTTTAAGTCTTTGTAGGAGAATCTTTGGAGCTTCAAAGGAGCACTAGCATCAAAAGGGATGGTCTTGGCTCTGTGTACAAGAGAATGCCAAAGATGGTAAAGGAAGTAAAGGATTGAGAAGAAAATCACAACAGAAGCTGAAATGGTGAGTGCTATGAATATGAACTTGGGTTTGGTGAAAAAATTGGAACTTGTTGTAGAAGGTATTTGTCTTGAAGGCATtttgtgaatgaatgaatgaatgaatgaatattgatCACAGGTTGAGCAAGTAATGAAGAAAATGGGGATTGTGATTTTTCATAACTTTTTTGTGTTAGTTTTATGAATTTGGGTATCCAAAGTGGATTGCTTTACAATTAGATAATCATTACTTAGAGGAGGAGCTGTATTCTACTATTCATAACTTCTTCTTTTCCTTGATTTATGCTTTCCAACACCTCCTCCTATTAttctaacttatttattttatataatataataataatgtttaatGGGATGAGATTAAGATTGGCAATTGGGAAAGTAAGTGAGGATTAGAAAAAGGAAGGAGAGGGATGGacccaaacccaacccaatgtACTTTTGACTAAAGAGAAAGTTTTGATGGCAAAGTCTTGGACTACTACTTATTACACTGATATTGTGAAAACTGAACTGACAAACTATACATtatattctgtcaaaaaaaaaaagaaaaagagacaaGCATACATTAACATAATTGATGGACATGTATCGGTTAACGAAGTTGTAAGAGTTTTGGTCCTACTAAGCATGTAGTCAGGGTTCGATTCATGACTCATATATATTGAGAAAATTTGATTGAAAGGAGAGAACACAACTTATGTGCCCAATAGGTTATCtgacggagattagtcatcgatAACGGCCGTAGAAAATtggtactccctccgtaccacaatatatgtcactttggggAAAAAttttgtaccacaatatatgtcactttggggaaaaaatttgtaccacaatatatgttgCTTTATATTACCGTTGAaacatttaatgctatttttcctattatactctTAACTATTTGTTACTccctcttctttcaattcttcaatttatttttttcataccataaatgaaggacaattttgtaaatcaacccATAATCTCTTTTTTccatacaatattaattatatttcttaatatgtgtaaaattgtcaaaacgacatatattgtggtactgAGGGAGTATCAAACTAAAAGGAAATGTGAGGTCTTCTGTGCAGTTATTTTGTCTTATGCGCTATGACTTGGGTAATGTAGGAATATATGGATACtgttcattttttaattaactctatcttgtttgaaatttttgacCAAAGAAGGTTCACACTTCACACTAGCAAGCATATAGGTTCACATGGTTGGATATATGCCAataatttcttctctttttttttcgaCAAAAAATCATGCAATAATTTCTTGTACTCCATCATTCTCACATTGCTGCTCCGGTCCCATGTTGCACTCACAATGCATCACTATATTAAAGCTTTGATTAGGTGATCCTTATTATTAAGCTATTGTTAGGGGTCATagttgaatatataaattactcTAAATAATTCGACTTTTATGAATTACTCTTTTTTATCAAATGACAGGAATTTtgattcatatttatttttccaaaaaagaataagagaaaaatgaatgtgtCATCTCATCCTAATgctcaaataatttttatatatatatatatatatatatatatatatatatatatatatatatatatatatatatatatatatatatatatatatttaaaactttttttttccaaacgACAAAGCTATGAATGATATACACATATGTATAAAGGAGGATTGCGGGAGTTTTGTAAGAGCAAAAGCTTCATGTTGAACAAACCAACAAAGAAGCTGAAGTTGGTTGCATGGAGTTAGCTGTTCAAAGCGTTACCATCGAGCTGCCTTAATTGTAAGACTGGTGGATGATGGCATCACTATAAACTTGAAGAATGTTCTCATCGAAATTATAgggttcatttttattttttttactttcaccatcagtttaatctgattcgagggtaagttatgacatcaagtgaACTATAAGGTTAATTTTGTTAAAAGACAAACAAAAACTTTGTTACTCACACTCTTGTAAGAGCATTacggcccgtttggtgcgcaggatagggaGACAGGATAACATAAAATTAACCTATCCTGCTCAAATCTTTTGTTTGGTGCACCAATAGGAAAGGATAAAGTTAACCTATTATTAATCCTATCCTATTGAGTCTTTGTTATTCTTATCCTCAATTTTAGTTGGGTTAGCAACCGGATAAGCAGCGTGCTTTCTATTTTTCAAGAAGTCCCTCCTTCGAGTCCCACGTTTTGCATCAACGCattaccttttctttttctggaCTCCATTCTTCTTCGTTCTCTTCAAACAGAGCCTCTTTTCTCccaatgattttttcttttgctGCAAACCGCTTCAATTTCGTCTTCATTCTCTACAACCGACCGACTCCGCTTTCTACCAATAATCCCTATGGATTTGCTACTTTCAAGAATTAATGTGCGTCTGATATCTACTTACCCCTAATTGGTGCACTTTTCTAATTAtgaataaattgaaacaataataatttgtttgttcATCTGTTCTTgattatgaataattttttttctatgaaAAGATaccttttgtttgtttgtttgaagaaaagttagtattttttttatttgaatgttGACGATGTTTGTTTGCATGTGTTAATGATATATCCTCTTTTTTatcatgtgtgcaccaaacatatgataGGATAATTGTTTATCCTATTACTATCCTATCCTATTGTTATCCAACttcttatcatatcatgtcaaTATCCTATCTAGCGCACCAAACATGCCCTTAATGTCTTATATTATCCccgatttttatttttttgtttttattttccccgatttttttttacacaaaagtccaatttgtatttcaaaattcatttttggGTATGCACCACATGACACGTTATTTTTGGTATGCACACATGACACGTTATTGGTACTACAATAAGATAAGGGactcaataattttgttattGTAGGCCCTTTTTTTTACAAgcctctcttatatttttttgtttttgttttggcaAACCGTTAAAAGTTTAACGGTTTAAAGACTTTATTACAAATATATGGTCCCTCTAGTTCAAATTATGTGCGATTTTTACCtcaatttcttaattgtttcaATTAAATCCCTCTTACCTTTTAATCAAACACTCAAATTCtcattttagcaaaaaaaaaaaaaattcaaattctcaTAATCgattaaaaaattcataatttaaattgtttaaaaaactGTTTCGCCTAAACTCAACAATTCAAATATTAAATTgtacaattaaaaatacaacCTCAAACTTTTTCTAAAATAATCTccgatttatatatataaaaaatacttttaaaCTTTTGATTTTACTTTATATCCCAAATCCATCATTGAGCCCCAgatattttaactaaaaatgaaactTTAAAGGACTTGTGTGAAAGACAATTGATGGTAGGaccatatttaattaatttcaaaattgaGGGGCTAAGATTACTcaaaagtgtaatttttttcataaagcTGGAGTAGTTATTAAGTGAAAAACTTTTCTTAGTGCAGTCATCTTAAGTAATTGCTTTATTTGAAgccaaaataaatttggatatTAGTACCCGTAGACTTGATTTTTATCCATATGAGTACTTATGGGTGACAGTAAATTAATCGTGTACTTTATACTTTTTCATATTGATGGGTGGAGAAAGCAACAAAATAAAGATCACAAGATCAATCAATCTTAGTATGTATGGTATGGTGACCAAATCTTGAAGGGCCAAACCAAAAGTGAATAATATGCATGTCATAGATAGGTCTCTTTGTTACTTTACCATCCCACTCACACAAAAAGGAAGAATACACACATAGACATAGACATAGACAATATTAGGTAGCTGTCGTAACAAACAAAGGAATAATAAAAGATGGAATGTCGCTGTTGCGCGGGGGATTACATTACGACAGTAGTAATAGTAGTACAATGCACTGCATAATCAACATGCGTGGTGGCAATAGCAAACAGAAGAATGTGGGTGTTTGTGTTGGTGGAATCAACATGCGTGGGACCTATCACTACAGGAGGGAGATGATATTTGTTTTGTGGTTTGCGTTAGgaagtatgtatgtatgtataatCACAAGCTTTAATTTCTCTTTTGAGCATTTTGCCTCTTCTATTGGGCATGCAATCATATACTGCTACTTTTACACCATGGATTCCATTGCTGTTCTCCATTGAGTTAAAGAGATGCAAACAATGAGAAATAGGATCAACTGTTGTTAAAACTTTGATGCACGGCCAGCACATCCTAACCAATGGATCGAGCGAGATCAAACcgaattttaaatttgaaccaTCCTactgcttctttttttttttggaatataaGAGGGCCTAAGCCCAGAGAAGAAAGAAATTACACCTGAGGAGTTGAAACTCCTATAAAATCAGCATGAAAACTAGAACTATCTTGAGGAGGACAAGTCATACACTATCATATCACTACCAACGTCACAAGCCAAATTTGCTAACGCATCGGCCAAGTATTAGCTTCGCGATAGTATGTTCAATCACAACTTCCCAATTCAAAGCAAGCATCTTCATAATACTTTGCACTAAGATCCTCGCATCCGGAGACCCAACACTTCAAGATTGAAGTGTTTTAACCACCACATGTGAGTCAACATGCAACTCTATTTTTGTAACCCCCCTTAGCCTAGCAAGCTTCAAACATTCTAACACTCCCCATAACTCTGCTACATAAGCACTGCAAATGCCTATATTCTTTGAGAAACCAAAAATCCACTCAACATTGTTACCTCTCAAAACACCACCACACCCTGCAATTGCCCCAACCTTTGCCGCTCCATCAGTGTTGAGACGAATCCAACTTACACTAGGGGCCTGCCACTTTATATACAACCATGTCAATACTTAAAACATGAGCATACAAATAGATAGTATCTACGTTGCACCTCCTCCCAAGGACGAAACGGCAATACGCTACTGCCATGATGCATCAATTTTTTACGCCAAAACCATAAATAATGACAACCTATAGCCCAAAGTTCAGTCCACAAACCATCTCTTCCCAAATTCATATTCAAATTAACATACAACCATTGCTGCAAACTAGTGTTAAAGAAAATGTCTCTATGTTGAATATTCACCACATTGAACCAAATACTTACTGCTAACGGACAGT
Coding sequences within it:
- the LOC123899021 gene encoding putative receptor-like protein kinase At1g80870, which produces MPSRQIPSTTSSNFFTKPKFIFIALTISASVVIFFSILYFLYHLWHSLVHRAKTIPFDASAPLKLQRFSYKDLKLATNAFDTSNIIGKGGSGTVFKGLLKDGKFIAIKRLDSLSLQSEREFQNELQILGGLRSPFLVTLLGYCVEKNKRILVYEYMPNTSLQDSLFGDECFGLSWERRFCIIMDVARALEFLHLGCDPPVIHGDIKPSNVLLDAEFRGKISDFGLSRIKVEGEFGADLFSQDLGKSQDLWKSQDLSGNLTAETPVIGTPVESVSEVDFALALQASSSSKNSRTCLNVKALNLNSLNYNANIVGESESRTSVNTKGKEISSLDIGGGRDDWNNNNNMFVPYDDEFYSTDYSKELAFNNASCLVDDEKDNGKQWGKDWWWKQDGSGELCSKDYVMEWIGSQICPSNADWDDGIDSTKNNNIQEKSELENSSPIGKTSDAIANGPQLQVSVMEDADNGVVDMKELKGKKSHKMKNRKMQEWWKEEHLAELSKKNSNKLKSLQTKWKKGLKVMPHFGLGRRFYLCRRNKNYGEEGHHECEQNGEFSFRRGWRKKSTRSIGSDMWSGDLFSRELSSTTSMRGTLCYVAPEYGGCGFLMEKADIYSFGVLILVIVSGRRPLHVLASPMKLEKANLISWCRHLAQAGGSNILELVDEKLKQDDYNKEQASMCINLALTCLQKIPEMRPDIGDIVKILKGEMELPPLPFEFSPSPPSRLYSRSRRKQKTNVE